In Treponema denticola, one genomic interval encodes:
- the cobO gene encoding cob(I)yrinic acid a,c-diamide adenosyltransferase: MKKGYVQVYTGDGKGKTTAAFGLALRAVCAGYKVYIGQFLKGMNYSELKAPEYLPNLTIEQYGEAHFVHNDPTEKDIQRANEGLDKIEKIIMSGEYDVVIMEEVNVALLYGLFDIERILHIIKNKPESVELVLTGRYANKKIIEAADLVTEMKMIKHYFNDGVQARRGIES; encoded by the coding sequence ATGAAAAAAGGATATGTTCAAGTTTATACCGGAGACGGTAAGGGAAAAACAACAGCAGCTTTCGGGCTTGCTCTTAGAGCCGTGTGTGCCGGATACAAGGTTTATATCGGGCAATTTTTAAAGGGAATGAATTACAGCGAATTAAAAGCTCCTGAGTATCTTCCCAATCTTACAATAGAGCAATACGGAGAAGCTCACTTTGTTCATAATGATCCTACAGAAAAGGATATTCAAAGAGCAAATGAAGGTTTGGATAAGATTGAAAAAATAATTATGTCGGGCGAGTACGATGTTGTAATTATGGAAGAAGTTAATGTTGCCCTTTTATACGGCCTTTTTGATATTGAACGCATTTTGCATATTATCAAAAACAAGCCCGAATCTGTAGAACTCGTCTTAACCGGCCGCTACGCAAATAAAAAAATAATTGAAGCTGCAGATCTTGTAACCGAAATGAAGATGATAAAGCACTATTTTAATGACGGTGTACAAGCAAGGCGGGGCATAGAATCTTAA
- a CDS encoding fructose bisphosphate aldolase — protein sequence MDKVKLERMKNDKGFIAALDQSGGSTPKALAAYGVPETAYSNEKEMFDLVHAMRTRIITGKAFNSNNILGAILFEQTMEREIEGMPTADFLWEKKKILPFLKVDKGLADLKDGVQLMKPIPNLDAMLKHAVEKHIFGTKMRSVIKEANPQGIKAVVDQQFELGIQIAKAGLVPIIEPEVDIKSPDKAKCEEILKKELEEHLKALPKDLLVMFKLSIPTKENLYEEFTKHPQVVRMVALSGGYSRDEANKLLAKNKGMIASFSRALAEGLSASQSDAEFNATLEKTIKGVYEASIT from the coding sequence ATGGATAAAGTAAAACTTGAAAGGATGAAAAACGACAAGGGTTTTATTGCGGCATTGGATCAGAGCGGAGGAAGTACGCCTAAGGCTTTGGCTGCTTACGGAGTTCCCGAAACGGCATATTCCAATGAAAAAGAAATGTTTGATCTTGTTCATGCTATGCGTACAAGAATAATCACGGGAAAAGCCTTTAATTCCAATAATATTTTGGGTGCAATTTTATTTGAGCAAACAATGGAAAGGGAGATTGAAGGAATGCCCACAGCCGACTTCTTATGGGAAAAAAAGAAGATACTTCCCTTTTTAAAGGTCGATAAGGGGCTTGCTGACTTAAAGGACGGCGTTCAGCTTATGAAGCCGATACCCAATTTAGACGCTATGTTAAAGCACGCCGTAGAAAAGCACATTTTTGGAACAAAGATGCGCTCCGTTATAAAAGAAGCAAATCCTCAAGGAATAAAGGCTGTTGTAGATCAGCAGTTTGAATTGGGTATTCAAATCGCAAAGGCCGGTCTTGTTCCTATTATTGAACCTGAAGTAGATATTAAATCTCCCGACAAGGCCAAGTGTGAAGAAATCCTTAAAAAAGAATTGGAAGAACACCTTAAAGCCTTGCCGAAAGACTTGCTTGTAATGTTTAAACTTTCAATTCCTACAAAAGAAAATCTTTATGAGGAATTCACAAAACATCCTCAGGTAGTTAGAATGGTAGCCTTATCAGGCGGTTATTCCAGAGATGAAGCAAACAAACTCTTGGCTAAAAACAAAGGTATGATTGCAAGTTTCTCCAGAGCTCTTGCCGAAGGTCTTTCTGCAAGTCAAAGCGATGCCGAGTTTAATGCAACCTTGGAAAAAACAATCAAGGGCGTTTACGAAGCTTCAATAACATAG
- a CDS encoding ribonucleoside-diphosphate reductase subunit alpha: MQIIKRNGETKNYEPEKIEGAIRSAFKSVENSPHTDLDTIIPPLVKEIEEDILELTKNGSLVQVETIQDLVEKTLIEHNYYAEVKNFILYRVGRTKRRDSRQMISRFFDTIEIQSVLTEIQNDFTSDEYSLNLLAHKFLSFRKENMSETESLTMLIKASVELTAQDAPDWEFIAARLLMLQFKLKLKTELEKRQIHSFYEKIKYLENEGLYGTYICEAYSRDELEEAASFINEERNKLFTYSALDLLLRRYVIRTHSNTVLESPQEMFLGIALHLAMKEKSNRLEWVRRFYDMTSTLKVTMATPTLSNARKPYHQLSSCFIDTVPDSLDGIYRSIDNFAKVSKFGGGMGLYFGKVRAVGSPIRGFMGAAGGIIRWIKLANDTAVAVDQLGVRQGSVAVYLDVWHKDIPEFLQLRTNNGDDRMKAHDVFPAVCYPDLFWKTVRDDINSSWHLMCPHEILKTKGYALEDFYGEEWEKRYKDCVADSRINKREIPIKELVRLILKSAVETGTPFAFNRDHANKTNPNPHKGMIYCSNLCTEISQNMSGIKHKSIEIKTEDGDTVVATTTIPGDFVVCNLASLVLGNIDVNDEKEIDTIVSSAVRALDNVIDLNFYPIPYAQITNSRYRSIGLGASGYHHALAKNGIAWESEEHLNFADKVFERINYAAIKASSQIAKEKGSYSYFEGSDWQTGEYFKKRNYVDEKWKALAEEVKSNGMRNAYLLAVAPTSSTSIIAGTTAGVDPIMNKYFLEEKKGSLMPRVAPSLSPETYWLYKNAHNIEQGWSIRAAGLRQRHIDQAQSVNLYITNEFTFSKVLSLYVKAWEEGLKSIYYVRSRSLEVEECESCSS, encoded by the coding sequence ATGCAAATCATAAAACGAAACGGTGAAACTAAAAATTACGAACCGGAAAAAATTGAAGGTGCTATCCGCTCCGCTTTTAAAAGTGTGGAAAACTCTCCGCATACCGATTTAGATACAATCATTCCGCCCTTGGTAAAGGAAATAGAAGAAGACATCTTGGAGCTTACCAAAAACGGAAGCCTTGTTCAGGTTGAAACAATTCAAGACTTGGTAGAAAAAACTTTAATAGAGCACAACTACTATGCGGAAGTAAAAAACTTTATACTCTACCGTGTCGGCCGCACAAAGAGGCGGGATTCCCGTCAAATGATAAGCCGCTTTTTTGATACAATAGAAATTCAGAGCGTCCTCACCGAGATTCAAAACGACTTTACTTCGGACGAGTACAGCCTTAACTTGCTTGCACATAAATTCCTTTCTTTTAGAAAAGAAAATATGAGCGAGACCGAATCCCTAACTATGCTCATTAAGGCTTCCGTCGAACTTACCGCCCAAGATGCCCCGGACTGGGAATTTATTGCGGCTCGCCTTTTAATGCTTCAATTTAAATTAAAACTAAAAACCGAGCTTGAAAAAAGACAGATTCATTCATTTTATGAAAAAATCAAATACCTTGAAAACGAAGGTCTCTACGGAACATATATTTGCGAAGCCTATAGCCGAGATGAGCTGGAAGAGGCTGCTTCATTTATAAACGAAGAAAGAAATAAGCTTTTTACCTACAGTGCCCTCGACCTTCTTTTACGCCGCTACGTTATTCGCACTCATTCAAACACCGTTCTTGAATCGCCTCAGGAAATGTTTTTAGGTATTGCCCTTCACCTGGCAATGAAAGAAAAATCAAACAGGCTTGAATGGGTAAGGCGTTTTTACGATATGACAAGTACCTTAAAGGTTACGATGGCCACACCAACCCTTTCAAATGCCCGAAAGCCTTATCATCAGCTTTCTTCATGTTTTATAGACACGGTTCCCGATTCCCTTGACGGCATTTACCGCAGCATAGATAACTTTGCCAAGGTTTCCAAATTCGGAGGAGGTATGGGACTCTACTTCGGAAAAGTCAGGGCTGTCGGTTCGCCCATACGCGGGTTTATGGGAGCGGCAGGCGGAATTATCCGCTGGATAAAACTTGCAAACGATACGGCTGTTGCCGTTGACCAACTTGGAGTAAGGCAGGGCTCGGTCGCCGTTTACCTCGATGTCTGGCACAAGGACATCCCCGAATTTTTACAGCTCCGCACCAATAACGGAGATGACAGAATGAAGGCCCACGATGTTTTTCCGGCAGTCTGCTATCCCGATCTTTTTTGGAAAACCGTCCGCGATGATATAAATTCTTCTTGGCACCTAATGTGCCCCCATGAAATTTTAAAAACCAAGGGCTATGCCCTCGAAGATTTTTACGGAGAAGAATGGGAAAAGAGGTATAAAGACTGCGTTGCCGATTCCCGCATCAACAAAAGAGAAATTCCTATAAAAGAATTGGTTCGTTTAATCTTAAAATCGGCCGTTGAAACGGGTACCCCCTTTGCTTTTAACCGCGACCATGCAAACAAAACAAATCCCAATCCTCACAAGGGAATGATTTACTGCTCAAACCTATGCACAGAAATTTCTCAAAATATGAGCGGGATAAAACATAAAAGCATCGAAATAAAAACTGAAGACGGAGATACTGTCGTTGCTACAACTACTATCCCCGGAGACTTTGTTGTATGTAATCTGGCTTCCCTTGTTCTCGGAAACATAGATGTAAATGATGAAAAAGAAATAGACACAATCGTTTCTTCGGCAGTGCGTGCCTTGGATAATGTTATAGACTTGAATTTTTATCCTATTCCCTATGCACAAATTACCAATAGCCGATACAGGTCAATCGGTTTGGGAGCTTCGGGCTATCATCATGCTCTTGCAAAAAACGGCATTGCATGGGAAAGCGAAGAGCACCTTAACTTTGCAGATAAAGTTTTTGAAAGAATAAATTATGCAGCAATCAAAGCTTCTTCACAAATTGCAAAAGAAAAAGGCTCCTATTCTTACTTTGAAGGAAGCGATTGGCAGACAGGAGAGTATTTTAAAAAGCGGAATTATGTTGACGAAAAATGGAAGGCTCTCGCAGAGGAAGTAAAATCAAACGGAATGAGGAATGCCTATCTTTTGGCCGTCGCACCTACAAGCTCAACCTCGATTATAGCAGGCACAACTGCCGGTGTAGACCCGATTATGAATAAGTATTTTTTAGAAGAGAAAAAAGGTTCTTTAATGCCCAGGGTTGCCCCATCTCTTTCACCGGAAACCTATTGGCTTTATAAAAACGCCCATAATATTGAACAAGGCTGGAGTATAAGAGCCGCAGGCTTACGGCAACGCCATATCGACCAAGCTCAATCCGTAAACCTTTACATTACAAACGAATTTACCTTCAGCAAGGTGCTTTCGCTCTATGTAAAGGCTTGGGAAGAAGGCCTTAAGTCAATCTATTATGTGCGAAGCCGCTCCCTCGAAGTCGAGGAATGTGAAAGCTGCAGCTCTTAA
- a CDS encoding efflux RND transporter permease subunit gives MKEKRLTFKQIFSTNNFYKHPVSMLITILAITLFFALQIIRLNFDNNNFRFIPKNDPSRISAKKIADIFGEDVPILIGIERRFSTIIDKEFLDEVKQLDEKLKEIDLVKNTTLITNTTHIDIGEEGIVSEPIIPPDFSGTEEEIKTVKHKLRNWDMYERSLVSEDLHATQIFVFLNVTNEESGSPETIAACRKIMKLTDSWNFPDSKIYLTGTPIFNEIVNEATAHDLSFLVPLVIIVVLGVLFLSFKRFTGVFLPLLTVICSVIWALGAMALFNVPLSILSTILPIILIAVGSAYGIHVINHYYDEVVQDDSISKEEHKEQVVKALSEVIRPVFLAALTTFAGFVSFCFTSVVPIFEFGIFSSFGVAAAFLISITLIPGILILRGPKKPSMRWASKKDNTSRLDRGIASTFVIIAEHSRSVILFVGLIVVFSILGVKKLVIDNVLMEYFDKDVAVIQSDSFMRKHFGGSKVLEMVIKAKGGSDILRPDILKAIDDLSSFLEEEIEDVGKVTSIVPLIKRLNQAYNADEAPEGVSKGSQGADDNINEAEPSDDFGDFGNFEEESDDADTQLAKNTSKPKKQYSQEEIMAILNEAAEERTKKNLPAEKLVYEFGKKVNYKGLAYYEIPTDPKKYGRNSQEELSAIMQNYLILLGKNTEGFLDNNTNPKTLKVNIQLRTVGQQDTDKVLEEINEFVRLKFPKDVIAETGGFVLVEKTLNKLVVESQLISVGVSLLIVFLILSVYYKSAFAGFFGIIPLALSILINFGIMGRLGIKLNIGTAMVASFAIGIGVDYTIHLLAAYHKCFLKTKGGGQFLYLTFLGSGKAILFNAVSVGAGFAVLMLSKFNMLSELGFLIALIMITSSLGSLTILPVLLNLMKPKFIRKLLPVDIKEIKNEHPFNEVKDTEEV, from the coding sequence ATGAAAGAGAAAAGACTCACATTTAAGCAAATATTTTCCACAAACAACTTTTATAAACATCCCGTATCAATGCTTATAACGATTCTTGCCATAACCTTGTTTTTTGCTCTTCAAATAATAAGACTAAATTTTGATAATAACAACTTCCGTTTTATTCCTAAAAACGATCCTTCCAGAATCAGTGCAAAAAAAATTGCCGACATTTTTGGAGAAGATGTGCCGATTTTGATAGGTATAGAACGCCGTTTTTCTACCATCATTGACAAAGAATTTTTAGATGAGGTGAAACAACTGGATGAAAAGCTAAAAGAAATCGACTTGGTAAAAAACACGACTTTAATAACAAATACAACTCATATAGACATAGGCGAAGAGGGAATCGTAAGCGAACCCATTATTCCGCCGGATTTTTCGGGCACTGAAGAAGAAATTAAGACCGTTAAACATAAGCTTCGCAACTGGGATATGTATGAACGGAGCCTTGTTTCCGAAGATTTACATGCAACCCAAATCTTTGTTTTTCTTAATGTAACGAATGAAGAAAGCGGTTCTCCCGAAACTATTGCGGCCTGCCGTAAAATTATGAAACTGACAGACTCTTGGAATTTTCCGGATTCTAAAATTTACCTAACGGGAACACCCATTTTTAACGAGATAGTAAATGAGGCAACCGCCCATGACTTAAGCTTTTTAGTTCCTCTGGTTATCATTGTCGTTTTAGGCGTCTTATTTCTTTCTTTTAAAAGGTTTACCGGTGTATTTTTACCTCTTTTGACGGTTATATGCTCAGTAATCTGGGCTTTGGGAGCGATGGCTCTTTTTAACGTTCCCTTGTCGATTCTTTCTACAATTTTACCGATTATTTTAATTGCAGTCGGTTCGGCATACGGCATCCATGTTATAAACCACTATTATGATGAGGTCGTACAAGATGATTCCATCTCAAAGGAAGAACATAAAGAACAGGTTGTTAAGGCCTTAAGCGAGGTTATAAGGCCGGTTTTTTTGGCAGCTCTCACAACCTTCGCAGGCTTTGTTTCCTTTTGTTTTACCTCTGTCGTCCCCATCTTCGAATTCGGTATCTTTTCGAGCTTCGGCGTTGCTGCAGCATTTTTAATATCCATAACATTAATTCCAGGAATATTGATATTAAGAGGACCCAAAAAACCGTCAATGCGTTGGGCATCAAAAAAAGATAACACCAGCCGCTTGGATCGCGGCATTGCAAGTACCTTTGTAATCATTGCAGAACATTCCCGCTCGGTAATTCTTTTTGTCGGCCTCATAGTAGTTTTTTCCATATTAGGAGTAAAAAAACTCGTTATCGATAATGTTTTAATGGAATACTTCGATAAAGATGTCGCAGTAATTCAATCCGATAGTTTTATGCGTAAACACTTCGGCGGTTCAAAAGTACTCGAAATGGTAATTAAGGCTAAAGGCGGTTCCGATATTTTACGTCCGGATATTTTAAAAGCTATCGATGATCTTTCTTCTTTTTTGGAAGAAGAAATCGAAGATGTAGGCAAGGTTACCTCCATTGTTCCCCTAATTAAGCGTTTAAATCAGGCATATAATGCCGATGAAGCTCCCGAAGGAGTTTCTAAAGGAAGTCAAGGTGCCGATGATAATATAAATGAAGCAGAACCTTCAGACGATTTCGGAGACTTCGGAAATTTTGAAGAAGAATCGGATGACGCTGATACTCAACTTGCAAAAAACACCTCTAAACCTAAAAAGCAATACAGCCAAGAAGAAATTATGGCTATACTGAACGAAGCTGCGGAAGAAAGGACCAAAAAAAATCTTCCTGCAGAAAAACTCGTTTACGAATTCGGGAAAAAGGTAAACTACAAAGGACTCGCCTACTATGAAATTCCAACCGATCCTAAAAAATACGGCAGAAATTCTCAAGAAGAACTTTCGGCCATAATGCAAAACTATCTTATCCTTTTAGGAAAAAACACTGAAGGCTTTTTAGATAATAATACAAATCCCAAAACACTAAAAGTAAACATTCAGCTTCGAACCGTCGGACAGCAAGATACGGACAAGGTTCTCGAAGAAATAAACGAATTTGTACGCCTTAAATTCCCCAAGGATGTAATCGCTGAAACAGGCGGCTTTGTATTGGTCGAAAAGACCTTGAACAAACTCGTAGTAGAATCTCAATTGATTTCAGTTGGAGTTTCTCTTCTTATAGTATTTTTGATTCTTTCCGTCTATTATAAATCAGCCTTTGCAGGTTTTTTTGGAATTATTCCGCTGGCACTTTCTATCTTGATTAATTTCGGAATAATGGGCAGATTGGGTATAAAGCTCAACATAGGAACTGCAATGGTTGCGAGTTTTGCAATAGGAATAGGAGTTGATTATACAATTCACCTTTTGGCAGCCTATCATAAATGCTTTTTAAAAACAAAGGGCGGCGGCCAATTTTTGTATCTAACCTTCTTGGGCTCGGGAAAGGCTATCTTATTCAATGCCGTTTCCGTAGGAGCGGGTTTTGCAGTTTTAATGCTCTCAAAATTTAACATGCTTTCAGAGCTGGGCTTTTTAATTGCCCTGATAATGATAACCAGCTCCCTCGGCAGCTTGACTATTCTTCCGGTTTTATTAAATTTAATGAAACCAAAGTTTATAAGAAAACTTTTACCTGTAGACATAAAGGAAATCAAAAACGAACATCCTTTTAATGAAGTAAAAGATACGGAGGAAGTATGA
- the murJ gene encoding murein biosynthesis integral membrane protein MurJ encodes MSIVENKNKSLVKSGSKLSLLVLGSRILGLVRQMTMSHFLGTGPLADAFATAFMLPNLFRRLFAENSITVAFIPTFNAYLQKHKDSQESEKTKKEINEFLNSIFTLVSFSTAIVVTLGIILSPLIVKLFFKNIADYDSTVFLTRIMFPYLFLISVAAFFQGILNGVKIFNPSGFTPILFNIIVISSTYIFAKPFGDPAAAMSYGVVAGGLVQAIFQLPFVLKTGFSFKFTSLAKTFSNPGTKKVLALIGPTIIGMAAYQINDLVSTSLATSAGLGIASSLQYSLRLQELLLGIFAVSVGTVILPEMSALALRKDWEAFQKVLLQAIKVIALITIPATFFSLLSGENLIILIYKSNKFDSASVKLTLGIFNFHIIGLFAIAANRIIAPAFYAQNDSKSPTIAGIICFAVNILLALILVDPMGGNGIALALTISSFINTIILLIFLKRNKALDVKNLIFPALLFIAKIFVFSITASIPLYFLKDKIYSPFASLGKLIGQGVPLFISFIIFAGFGAGLLLITKDRTANIILKRLKEK; translated from the coding sequence ATGAGTATTGTGGAAAATAAAAATAAATCTCTCGTAAAAAGCGGGTCAAAACTTTCTCTTTTGGTTTTAGGGTCAAGGATTTTAGGGCTTGTCCGCCAGATGACCATGTCTCATTTTTTAGGGACCGGGCCATTGGCGGATGCTTTTGCCACAGCCTTTATGCTTCCCAATCTTTTTAGAAGGCTCTTTGCCGAAAACAGCATAACCGTTGCCTTTATTCCGACCTTTAATGCCTACCTGCAAAAACACAAAGATTCTCAAGAATCCGAAAAGACAAAAAAAGAAATAAACGAGTTTTTAAATTCTATTTTTACTCTTGTAAGCTTTTCTACTGCCATTGTAGTTACATTGGGCATAATACTTTCTCCGCTGATAGTAAAACTTTTTTTTAAAAACATTGCAGACTATGATTCTACCGTTTTTTTAACGCGGATAATGTTTCCATATTTATTTTTAATTTCGGTTGCAGCCTTTTTTCAAGGCATTTTAAACGGAGTAAAGATTTTTAACCCCTCAGGCTTTACGCCTATTTTATTCAACATAATCGTAATTTCTTCTACCTATATTTTTGCAAAACCATTCGGAGATCCTGCCGCAGCAATGTCATACGGTGTTGTTGCAGGAGGTCTTGTGCAGGCGATTTTTCAGCTGCCCTTTGTTCTAAAGACGGGATTTAGTTTTAAGTTTACAAGCCTTGCAAAAACCTTTTCAAACCCCGGCACAAAAAAAGTCCTTGCTCTTATCGGGCCGACCATAATAGGCATGGCAGCCTATCAGATAAACGATTTGGTTTCTACCTCGCTTGCAACCTCGGCAGGTCTTGGAATAGCTTCGAGCTTACAATATTCTTTACGCTTACAAGAACTTTTATTAGGTATCTTTGCCGTTTCGGTAGGAACCGTAATCCTCCCCGAAATGTCGGCCCTTGCCTTGCGTAAAGATTGGGAAGCCTTTCAAAAGGTTCTGTTACAAGCTATAAAGGTGATAGCTTTAATTACAATACCCGCAACCTTTTTCTCTCTTTTGTCGGGAGAAAATTTAATCATCCTCATTTACAAGAGCAATAAATTCGATTCCGCTTCGGTAAAATTAACATTGGGAATTTTTAACTTTCATATAATCGGACTTTTTGCAATCGCTGCGAACAGGATTATAGCTCCTGCCTTTTATGCCCAAAACGATTCAAAATCCCCGACAATCGCAGGAATAATCTGCTTTGCAGTTAATATCCTCCTAGCCTTAATTTTGGTAGACCCCATGGGAGGAAACGGCATAGCTCTTGCTTTGACAATATCTTCATTTATAAACACAATCATTCTCTTAATATTTTTAAAAAGGAACAAGGCCCTGGATGTAAAGAATCTCATCTTCCCCGCTCTTTTATTTATTGCAAAAATATTCGTTTTTTCGATTACAGCCTCAATTCCCCTTTATTTTTTAAAGGATAAGATTTATTCTCCATTTGCTTCACTCGGAAAACTTATCGGACAGGGTGTTCCGCTTTTTATTTCTTTTATTATTTTTGCAGGGTTTGGTGCAGGCCTTTTGCTTATAACTAAGGATAGAACAGCAAACATAATTTTAAAACGCTTAAAGGAAAAATAA